The nucleotide window GATCTACCGCTGATCTACGAGCCCGCACCCGAAGTAACCGCCGGCGCTCACTTGAGGGTTCCGTTTCACCGTCCGGGTCGGGGGTCGTTCACACGCGTAACAGCCGGAGCCGTCCCGCGACTAGCCCGAGAACCGTCCCGACGAAATGCGCGACCAGCGCGCTCCCGGCTGGGCTGAACGCGAGCGTCAGTCCGGCGGCGGCGACCGCCACGACGGCCGCGGCGACCCGCGGTGGGACGGACACCCGCTCGAGCAGCGCGGCGGAGGCGGGGTTCGCGACGAGGACGTAGCCGACCAGCGCGAAGGCGGCCCCGCTGGCGCCGAGCACCGCCACCGACCGGCCGAGGAGTCCGCCGACCCACACCTGCGCGACGCCCGCGAGCACCCCGGTGACGAGGAAGAAGCCGTGGAAGCGAAAGCGGGTGGTTCGCCGAGCGACGAGGCTCCCGGCGACCGCGACGACGACCGCGTTCGCGAGCAGGTGGCCGGGGCCGGCGTGCGCGTACACGCTCGTCAGGAGGCCCCACGGCGGGGAGAGGATCGGCGGCGCGAGGACGAACAACCCGGCGAGTCCGACGAGCGTTCCGGCCCAGGTGAGCACCGAGACGACGAGCATCGCCGCGAGCGTCTCGAGGACCGGGCTCCCACGCCGGGCCGACCGGCGATCGGCCGTCCCGCCGTCGGCGACCTTGGTCGCGTAGTCGGCGGTCACGTGTGTACCCTCCGCGTCGGGGACGAAAAAACACGCCCCCGGCGACCGGGAGCGCCCCGTCCCTCGTGGAGTCGCGTGATTCGCCGGCGTCGCGACTCGGCGGTCGAAAGAGTGAGAAGCGTGGTGGCGTGGGTGCGCCTTAGCGTGTCAGTCTTCGAGGACGATCTCGATGCTGACGTCGTTCGGCACCTGAATCCGCATCAGCTGTCGGAGCGCGCGTTCGTCGGCGTCGATGTCGATGAGGCGCTTGTGGACGCGCATCTCCCAGTGCTCCCACGTGGCGGTGCCCTCACCGTCGGGGGACTTCCGGGACGGAACCTCCAGCGTCTTCGTCGGGAGCGGGATCGGCCCCGACAGCGCGACGCCGGTCTTGTCCGCGATCTCCCGGACGTCGTCACAGATGTTGTCCAGGTCCTCGGGGCTCGTACCCGCGAGTCGGACGCGCGCCTGCTGGCCCGGCATCTATCGTGCGTTGACGCTGAGTACCTTGCCGGCCGCGATGGTCTGACCCATGTCGCGGATGGCGAAGCTACCAAGCTCCGGAATCTCGCTCGACGGCTCGATGCTGAGCGGCTTCTGCGGGCGCACGGTGACGACCGCGGCGTCGCCGGACTTGATGAAGTCCGGGTTCTCCTCGGCGACCTCGCCCGAGGCCGGGTCGAGCTTCTGGTCGAGCGACTCGATGGTACACGCGACCTGCGCCGTGTGGGCGTGGAAGACCGGCGTGTAGCCCGCTGTGATGACCGACGGGTGCTGCATCACGACGACCTGGGCCTGGAACGTCTCGGCGACCGTCGGCGGGTTCTCGGCCGGGCCGCAGACGTCGCCGCGGCGGATGTCGTCCTTGCCGACGCCGCGGACGTTGAACCCAACGTTGTCGCCGGGGCCCGCGTAGTCGACCTCCTCGTGGTGCATCTCGATCGTCTTCACTTCCCCGCCCACGTCGGACGGCTGGAAGGAGACGTTGTCGCCGGAGCGCATCTCGCCGGTCTCGAGGCGGCCGACCGGCACGGTACCGATTCCCGAGATGGTGTAGACGTCCTGGATCGGCAGGCGGAGCGGCGCGTCCGTCGGCGGCTCCGTCTCCGGCAGGTTGTTCAGGGCGTCGAGGAGGATCTCGCCGTCGTACCAGGACGTGTTGTCCGAGCGCTCGGCGATGTTGTCGCCCTCGAAGGCGGAGATCGGGATGAACGAGGCGTCCTCGGTGCCGAAGCGGACCTGCTTGAGGAGCTGCTTGACCTCGTCGACGACGTCCGTGTAGGTGTCCTCGGAGTAGTCGACGACGTCCATCTTGTTGACCGCGACGATGAGCTCGTTGATGCCCAGCGTGCGGGCCAGGAACACGTGCTCGCGGGTCTGGGGCGCGACGCCGTCGTCGGCCGCGACGACGAGCACCGCGTTGTCGGCCTGCGAGGCGCCCGTGATCATGTTCTTCACGAAGTCACGGTGGCCCGGGCAGTCGACGATGGTGAAGTAGTAGTCGTCGGTGTCGAACTCCTGGTGGGCGATGTCGATGGTGACACCGCGCTCTCGCTCCTCCGCCAGGTTGTCCATGACGTAGGCGAACTCGAATCCGCCCTTGCCCTTCTCCTCGGCTTCCTCTCGGTACTGCTCGATTACGTGCTCGGGGACGCTCCCTGTCTCGAAGAGGAGGCGACCCACGAGCGTGGACTTCCCGTGGTCGACGTGGCCGATGATGGCCAGGTTCTGGTGGGGTTTGTCTTGGCTCATTGTGGAATCACGCGCTAAGGCGCTCTGTGGGGATTCGTTGGTCTGAACGCCGTAAAACGATTTCGATACGCGACACGGCACGTCGCGGCCGCGTCTGGCGGTTTTTCGTGTGTCTGTTTCTCGTGTGTTCGGTTGCCACGGAATCAGTTCGACTACCGTCCCGTTCCCGACGTTCGTTCGTCGGCCGGACGAATCGATATCGACTCGACACCGAGTTGGACCGGGAGGGCCGGGGAGACGCAAAGGTACCCGCCTTGGTACCCCGTTCCGAGAGCGACCTCCGGGACATGACTCGTGAGGCCTATCCCAGCCGTCCGACGTCCGAGAGCACCGCGCTGGCGGTCTCCTCGCCGCCGGCTCCCGCGCCGGAGATCGCCAGCCCGCCGGAGAACTCCGCGTCGATCTCGACGATGTTCCTCGTGCCCGACACGGCGAGGGTGCCGTTCTCCGGAACCAGCCGCGGTCCGACGCGAACGCCTTCGCGGGTCGCCTCGCCGATGAGCCTGACCGTCCGCCCGTCGTTGACCGCGAGTTCCAGCGCGCCACCGGTGACGTTCCGGATGCCGTCCACGTCGGCGTCGGCGAGGGTGAGTTCCCGCTCCCGGAGCTCCTCGACGGAGTCGCAGTCGGCCTCCCGGAGGACGTTCGAGAGGATGACGCACTTCAGCGCCGCGTCGGTCCCCTCGACGTCGAAGGACGGGTCCGCCTCGGCGACGCCGAGGTCTTGGGCCTCCGCGAGGACGTGGTCGTAGTCGAGCCCCTCGGCGGCCATCCGCGAGAGCACGAAGTTCGCCGTCCCGTTGAGGACGCCGCGGACGGCCCGCACCCGTTCGGGGCCGAGGTCGTCGATGGTCGCGAGGGCCGGAATGGCCCCGCCGACGGTCGCCTCGAACAGCACCTCGCCCTCGCTCTCCGCTTCGAGCGCGCGCACGTCGGCGAACCGCTCCGCGACGGGGCCTTTGTTCGCGAGCACGACGTCCCTGTCCCGTTCGAGGGCGGTCCGGACGTGCGAGAACCCCGGCTCCGCGTCGCCGAGCGTCGTCGGCGTCGCCTCCACGAGCACGTCGTACTCGGCGGTCAGCGCGTCGGTCGGGTCGGCGTCGCCGAGCGCCCCGCCCTCCGCCTTGTCCGCGAGCGCCGCGGTAACGTCCACGCCGTCGGGGGCGACGGCGGCCGAGGTCGAGTCGGCCAGCGCGGTGACGGTGTAGCCGTATTCGGCCGCAAGCTCCGCCACCGAACGGCCGACCGCGCCGGCGCCGAGGACGGCGAGCCGCGTCATTGGCTCCCCTCCATCGGCTCGATGACGTGGATCCCCTTGTCGTCGGCGACCGACCGGACCGTCTCCAGCACGTCGGTCGTCTCCCCCTGCCGCGTCCGGAGGCGGAGGCGGGCGCTCGACTGCTCGTCGCTCCCGGCGCCGGCGGGTGCGGAGAGTTCCAGGTCGGCGACGGTCGCGTTCGTGCAGTCCGCGAGTCGACGGAGCGTGTCGGAGAGGTCGGTGTCGATGAGGTGCCCGACGAGCACGACGGTCACCTCGGCGCCGAACTCCTCGGCGCCCGCGCGGATGACGTTCACGCCGTTCTCCCTGAGCGCGTCGAGGATGGTCTCGAATCGGTCCGGCGGGCACTCGACGTCGACGGCCACGGGGATCCGACCGCGGGGGGTGATGTTCCCCCGCTCGTGGAACACCGACAGGAGGTTGCCGCCGTTCTCCGCGATTGGCTTCAGCGCCGCGAGCAACTGACCGGGCTCGTCGACGAGTTCGATGCGGACGGTGTGCGCGACCGGGGTGTCGCCGCCGTCGGTCCGCGGGCTCTCGACGCCGGTCCGGGAATTCTCGTCGGTGGCGGGGTTCCCTCCGCCGGTTCGGGTCGCGGGCACTGACGGCGGGCGCTCGTCGGGGGCGGACGCCGGGTCGGAGGGCATCTACCTCGCCCCCCGGGAAGCGTCCGACCGTCCGATTCCGGCGACGGCGCACGACCCGATAATCCCTGTCGACGTGCGGGGCTGGTGGGATCGTTCGCAGCCGTCGCGCCGACCGTGGGTCGTGCCACTTGGCATGCTCACTCCCTGGGGATGGGGAGGTGATAAGTCTTCTACGGTGGCGAGGTTTGCCGTCGCGTCCGACGACGGTCGCGCCCTGGGACCGTTCACACCCGGATGGGAGCGCGTTCACCAGCCGAACGCGGTCCCTCACAGCGACCGCTCGGTACCGGCCGGGTCGTGGACGTTCCCCACGGGGAGGGACGACTCGCTCGATACGGAACGGCCGTCTACCGGAGATCCCTTCTCGCACAAGTTGCCGAGGACGGACAGAGGTCCGAAAACTCGGTCGTCCCTCGAACGCTCCCCGGGACGCACTCCCGATCGACCTCCTCGTACCCACGCTGTCGGAAGAACTCCGACGCGGTCGTGGTCAACAGGTACAGCGTCTCCACCCCGTTCGCTCGTGCGTGGTCCTCCAGCGCGTCACACAGCGTCCTCCCGTAGCCCTGCCCCCGGTTCGATTCCCTGACGACGACCGACCGAAGGAGTCCGTTCGGACCGTAGATCTCGACGCCTCCGACGCCGATCCACTCCGCGTCGGCGTACGCGAGGAGGAAGCACTCCGGCTTCGCCCGCACGTCCTCGGACGGGAGGTCGTTGGCTTCCAGCAGGGCCTCGACGCGGTCGAGGTTCGCCACGTCCGCCTTCCGGAGGGTTATCGATTCGTCGGTCATGCTGTCCCGTCGACCTCCCGTATCGACCGGCGGTATCGGTGCCCATGCCGAACGCCGCGTCGATTCGCCGTCTCGAACGGACGGCTAGCTCGGGTCATCGGTGGGGTGCTGAGCGACGGTGATCCGGACCTCCCCTCCGAGGTCGAACGTGAGCGCCCGGCACTCGTGGACGCAGCGGACGAGTCGATGGGCCCGTCGCACGCCGACGAGTAGACCGACGACGGCGGCGAGCATCGCGGCGCCGGCCAATGGCTGGCTTCCGACCCAGAGCAGGATCGGAATCGCGGCTATCGTGGCGTAGCTCACGAGGATGCTCCGCCACGTGGGTCGTCTGTGCCAGGTGTCCCGGTCGAGGGTCAGTCTTCCCGGCGAATCAGGCGGCCTGTACATGGGTTAGTCGCCACCTCCGCCGGCGACCATCGTGGCTGAATCGTTCGATGCGGTCGGCAACAGCGTGTTCTCGTCGAATGGGGTCATGCGCGTTGGTCCTCCTGTTACAGTTGCTGCCCCGTCGCTGGCTTCTCCCCCTCGATCGTCGCCGCGACGATGTAGTCGCTCAGATCGCGCTCGTCGTCCCACTCACTGACAAACGATTCGCTGTCCGCGTTCGGTTCGACGGACGCGTCCGCGAACCCGGCGTCGGTCAGCATCGATTCGAGCGCGGGAATCGACGATGCACCGGCGATACAGGCGGCCACCGACGACGGGTCCGCCCGCACCTCGGCCGGTAGCTCGGCGGTCGACACGACGTCCGAGATGGCGAGGCGTCCGCCCGGCCGAAGGACGCGATACGCCTCGCGGAACACCCGTCGTTTGTCCGGGGAGAGGTTGATCACGCAGTTCGAGATGATGACGTCCACAGACTCGTCGGCGACCGGAAGGTGTTCGATCTCGCCGAGGCGGAACTCGACGTTCGTCGCGTCGTTCGTTTCGACGTTCGCGCGGGCCTTCTCGACCATCTCCGGTGTCATATCGACGCCGACGACACGACCGGCCGGTCCGACTTCCCGCGCCGCGAGGAAGCAGTCGAACCCGCCGCCGGACCCCAGATCGAGGACGGTGTCACCCTCCTCGAGGCTGGCGATCGCGGTCGGATTGCCGCAGCCGAGCCCCAAGTTCGCGCCCGCGCCGACGGCGTCGAGGTCGTCGTCCGAGTAGCCGAGTTCGCGCGACTGCTCGGCGGCCGCCTCGTTCCCGGACCCGGAGTCGCCACAACAGGTCGACGACTCCGCAGCGATGCCACCGTACCGTTCGCGCACGGCGGTGCGCTGTTCCGTGGCGTCGGGAGGCGTCCCATCCGCGTCCGTAGTGGGGGTGTTCTCAGTCATCGTCCAGTGACCTGGTGTCGTCGACGACGCGGAGGAGCCGTTCCGCGCGCGGCGTCGCGGTGTAGTACCGCCAACGGCCCTCCTTTCGCCGTTCGACCAGCCCGGCGCTGAAGAGCCGCGAGAGCGCCTGACTGATCGCTCCCTGGCTCACACCGAGCGCCGGTTCCAGTTCGCAGACGCACACGCCCTCGTCGCTCGAAGCGATGAGCCGGAGCGCCTCGTACCGGGTATCGTTCCCGAGCGTGGCGAGCGTCCGGACGTCGGCGGCGACCTCCCGTTCGGTTAGCGAGTGGCTCCCGGAACAGCAGGCGGTCGCCTCCGGATCCTGTGCGTCGACCGGTTCGGCGCCCGAGTTCTGCCCTCTCATTTTAGCACATCCTAATATTAGCGTCCGCTAATATAGCAGTTTCGGACGTCTCCTCCGACGAGAGGTACTCACGACTGTTCGACGAGGTGCTCCGACGAGAGGAGAGGGTACGCTGGCAGACCTACCGACCGCACGTAACACGCGGAAAGCCGTGATGTGCGAAGAACTAGCCGTGGAGTTGGAACCGGCGAAACGAGAGAAGTGGAAGAAGAACGCTACCGGTGGGGCCTCGACGGCCTAGATGTAGTCGATCGCCTGGGGCAGTTCCAGCTTCATGCCCTTCCGCTCGCGGATCTCCATGATCTTCTCGCGCTGGAGGTTGTCCACCAGCACGCGGAAGCCGGCGTTCTCGGTGTTCCACGAGGCGCGACCCTCGGTCGCGCTGCGGATGTCGCTGGAGAAGCCGATCATCTCCTCGACGGGCGCGATGCCCTCGATGACCATGAGGTCGCCCTCCTGGTACATGTCGTCGACGCGGCCGCGGCGGCCCTGGATCTCGCCGGAGGCGTCGCCCATGTGCTGGTTCGGAACGTCGATGCGGACGTTCTGGATGGGTTCGAGGAGCCGCACCTCGGCGTCGATCAGCGCGCGGTGGACCGCGTTGCGGACCGCGGGGATGACCTGCGCCGGGCCGCGGTGGATGGTGTCCTCGTGCAGCCGGGCGTCGTGGAGTCGGAGCAGCGACCCCTGGACCGGCTCGGCGGCGAGCGGGCCGTCGTCGAGCGCCTCGTCGAGGCCCTCGATGACGAGTTCCATCGTCTCGTTCAGGTGCTGGATACCCTTCGTGTCGTCGACGAGGATGTTCGTCCCGTGGATGTGCTCGACGTTCTGGGACGTGTCCTTGTCCATGCCGGCCGCCTGGAGCGCCTCGCGGCGTTCGAGCTCGGGCATGTCCATCGAGATCTCGCCGAGCTGGATGTCGTCGACGATGTCCTGGGCCATCGGCTCGACCGTGATGTAGAACTTGTTGTGTCGGTTCGGCGAGACGCCCTCGACCTCGCGGGAGGCCTCCTGCGGCTGCTCGCGGAAGACGACGATGGGCTCACCGGTCGTGACCGGGATGCCCTGGTTCTTCTGGATGCGCTGGGTGATGACCTCGAGGTGGAGTTCGCCCTGCCCGGAGATGAGGTGCTCGCCGGTGTCCTCGTTGATCTCCACGCGGATGGTCGGGTCCTCCTTGGCGACCTGCTGGAGCGTCTGGATGAGCTTCGGCAGGTCGTCCATGTTCTGCGCCTCGACGGACTTCGTGATGACCGGCTCGGAGATGTGCTCGATCGACTCGAACGGCGTCATCTCCACGTCGGAGACCGTGGAGCCCGCGATGGCGTCCTTCAGGCCGGTGACGGCCGCGATGTTCCCCGCTGGGACGCCGCGGTCGAGCTCCTCGCGCTCGCCGCCCATGTAGATCCCGACCGACTGGATGCGGTTCCGGCCCGCCGTCCCGGAGACGAACAGCTCCTGACCCTTCTTCAGGGTGCCGGAGAAGACGCGGCCGGTCGCGATCTCGCCGGCGTGCGGGTCCATCCCGATGTCGGTACACATGAAGACGATGTCGCCTTCGCGGTTCACCGTCCGCATGTCCTCGGCGATCTCGGACTCGTCGTCGCCGCGCCAGATGCGCGGGACGCGGAACGGCTGGGCCGTGAGCGGGTTCGGGAAGTGCTCGGCGACCATGTCGAGCACGACGTTCGAGAGCGGGGTGCGCTCGTGGAGCTCGTCGCGCTCGTCGTTCTGCTCCATGTCGATGATGTCGCCGAAGGAGATCCCCGTCGCCTCCATCGACGGCATGGAGACACCCCACTTGTACAGCGCGGAGCCGAACGCGACGGTCCCCTCCTCGACGGAGACGGACCAGTCCTCGGTGATGTCGTCCATCTCCTCGGTCATCCCGCGGATGAGCTCGTTGACGTCGCCGATGACGTCCATGAGCCGCTGCTGCATCTCCTGGGGCCCCTCCTGGAGCTCGTTGATGAGGCGGTCGACCTTGTTGATGAACAGCGCTGGCTTGACGCCCTCGCGGAGCGCCTGGCGCAGCACCGTCTCTGTCTGGGGCATCGCGCCCTCGACGGCGTCGACGACCACGAGCGCGCCGTCGACGGCGCGCATCGCGCGCGTCACGTCGCCGCCGAAGTCGACGTGGCCGGGTGTGTCGATGAGGTTGATGAGGTGGTTCCGCCCCTCGTACTCGTGGGTCATCGAGACGTTCGCCGCGTCGATGGTGATGCCCCGTTCCTGCTCGTCCTCCTCGGTGTCCATCGCGAGCTGTTCGCCCGCGGTCTCGTCCGAGATCATGCCGGCGCCGGCGAGAAGGTTGTCCGAGAGAGTCGTCTTACCGTGGTCCACGTGAGCCGCGATGGCGATGTTCCGGATGTGCTCCGGCTCGTCCATCAGGGTCTCACATTCCTGTACGATTTTCTTTCGTCGGCCCATTACAGGCCGCTACTTGACGCCCGGTCAAAAGGGTAGTGCTTTGCCGCCGCCGAAAGCGCCGTCTGCGGGCGTCTCCCGCCGCGTGTCAACTGTTCCCGCACGTATCCGGTGACGCCGCGTGGACGGTCACCCGTCGTCGGGGACGTGTTCGGCCAGCGCCCCCGTGCTCTCACGACGGGACGCTGTCACCCGGCCGGTCCCGTCGACCACTACGGTACAGCCGTGATAGCGGAACCGCACCCGGAGGCCGTTGCCAGTCCGGGACCGAACGAGCGAGTCGAGGGCGTCCGGGTCGACCGTATCGTACAGTTGTGGTGATATATCGGTCGGCGAAACGTCGGTTTCGTCCGCGACCGCCTCGACGACCGTCCCGGTGATACCACGATTATCGGCACTGTCTGCGGCCATCTGGACCATCGTCGGTACTTCACGGGACTCGCGCTAATATATGTCGTGGAATGGATAATTTGCGGCGGCAGTTTAAGTTCACCCGAAGATTGTCCGGCGGGAGGGATGATTCCAGTCCGACGACGCGAAACGATCAGGCCTCGACCGTGATCTCCGTTCCGGAGTGGTTGAACACCCGCTCGTACCGACTCTTCACGATCTCCGTGTTGACGATCTGGATCCCGAGCTCGTTCAGTTCGTCACACGCGGTC belongs to Halorarum halophilum and includes:
- the tuf gene encoding translation elongation factor EF-1 subunit alpha, which gives rise to MSQDKPHQNLAIIGHVDHGKSTLVGRLLFETGSVPEHVIEQYREEAEEKGKGGFEFAYVMDNLAEERERGVTIDIAHQEFDTDDYYFTIVDCPGHRDFVKNMITGASQADNAVLVVAADDGVAPQTREHVFLARTLGINELIVAVNKMDVVDYSEDTYTDVVDEVKQLLKQVRFGTEDASFIPISAFEGDNIAERSDNTSWYDGEILLDALNNLPETEPPTDAPLRLPIQDVYTISGIGTVPVGRLETGEMRSGDNVSFQPSDVGGEVKTIEMHHEEVDYAGPGDNVGFNVRGVGKDDIRRGDVCGPAENPPTVAETFQAQVVVMQHPSVITAGYTPVFHAHTAQVACTIESLDQKLDPASGEVAEENPDFIKSGDAAVVTVRPQKPLSIEPSSEIPELGSFAIRDMGQTIAAGKVLSVNAR
- a CDS encoding elongation factor EF-2, whose amino-acid sequence is MGRRKKIVQECETLMDEPEHIRNIAIAAHVDHGKTTLSDNLLAGAGMISDETAGEQLAMDTEEDEQERGITIDAANVSMTHEYEGRNHLINLIDTPGHVDFGGDVTRAMRAVDGALVVVDAVEGAMPQTETVLRQALREGVKPALFINKVDRLINELQEGPQEMQQRLMDVIGDVNELIRGMTEEMDDITEDWSVSVEEGTVAFGSALYKWGVSMPSMEATGISFGDIIDMEQNDERDELHERTPLSNVVLDMVAEHFPNPLTAQPFRVPRIWRGDDESEIAEDMRTVNREGDIVFMCTDIGMDPHAGEIATGRVFSGTLKKGQELFVSGTAGRNRIQSVGIYMGGEREELDRGVPAGNIAAVTGLKDAIAGSTVSDVEMTPFESIEHISEPVITKSVEAQNMDDLPKLIQTLQQVAKEDPTIRVEINEDTGEHLISGQGELHLEVITQRIQKNQGIPVTTGEPIVVFREQPQEASREVEGVSPNRHNKFYITVEPMAQDIVDDIQLGEISMDMPELERREALQAAGMDKDTSQNVEHIHGTNILVDDTKGIQHLNETMELVIEGLDEALDDGPLAAEPVQGSLLRLHDARLHEDTIHRGPAQVIPAVRNAVHRALIDAEVRLLEPIQNVRIDVPNQHMGDASGEIQGRRGRVDDMYQEGDLMVIEGIAPVEEMIGFSSDIRSATEGRASWNTENAGFRVLVDNLQREKIMEIRERKGMKLELPQAIDYI
- a CDS encoding rhomboid family intramembrane serine protease: MTADYATKVADGGTADRRSARRGSPVLETLAAMLVVSVLTWAGTLVGLAGLFVLAPPILSPPWGLLTSVYAHAGPGHLLANAVVVAVAGSLVARRTTRFRFHGFFLVTGVLAGVAQVWVGGLLGRSVAVLGASGAAFALVGYVLVANPASAALLERVSVPPRVAAAVVAVAAAGLTLAFSPAGSALVAHFVGTVLGLVAGRLRLLRV
- a CDS encoding homoserine dehydrogenase, which translates into the protein MTRLAVLGAGAVGRSVAELAAEYGYTVTALADSTSAAVAPDGVDVTAALADKAEGGALGDADPTDALTAEYDVLVEATPTTLGDAEPGFSHVRTALERDRDVVLANKGPVAERFADVRALEAESEGEVLFEATVGGAIPALATIDDLGPERVRAVRGVLNGTANFVLSRMAAEGLDYDHVLAEAQDLGVAEADPSFDVEGTDAALKCVILSNVLREADCDSVEELRERELTLADADVDGIRNVTGGALELAVNDGRTVRLIGEATREGVRVGPRLVPENGTLAVSGTRNIVEIDAEFSGGLAISGAGAGGEETASAVLSDVGRLG
- a CDS encoding ArsR/SmtB family transcription factor, producing the protein MRGQNSGAEPVDAQDPEATACCSGSHSLTEREVAADVRTLATLGNDTRYEALRLIASSDEGVCVCELEPALGVSQGAISQALSRLFSAGLVERRKEGRWRYYTATPRAERLLRVVDDTRSLDDD
- the rpsJ gene encoding 30S ribosomal protein S10; its protein translation is MPGQQARVRLAGTSPEDLDNICDDVREIADKTGVALSGPIPLPTKTLEVPSRKSPDGEGTATWEHWEMRVHKRLIDIDADERALRQLMRIQVPNDVSIEIVLED
- a CDS encoding amino acid-binding protein, producing the protein MPSDPASAPDERPPSVPATRTGGGNPATDENSRTGVESPRTDGGDTPVAHTVRIELVDEPGQLLAALKPIAENGGNLLSVFHERGNITPRGRIPVAVDVECPPDRFETILDALRENGVNVIRAGAEEFGAEVTVVLVGHLIDTDLSDTLRRLADCTNATVADLELSAPAGAGSDEQSSARLRLRTRQGETTDVLETVRSVADDKGIHVIEPMEGSQ
- a CDS encoding arsenite methyltransferase, encoding MTENTPTTDADGTPPDATEQRTAVRERYGGIAAESSTCCGDSGSGNEAAAEQSRELGYSDDDLDAVGAGANLGLGCGNPTAIASLEEGDTVLDLGSGGGFDCFLAAREVGPAGRVVGVDMTPEMVEKARANVETNDATNVEFRLGEIEHLPVADESVDVIISNCVINLSPDKRRVFREAYRVLRPGGRLAISDVVSTAELPAEVRADPSSVAACIAGASSIPALESMLTDAGFADASVEPNADSESFVSEWDDERDLSDYIVAATIEGEKPATGQQL
- a CDS encoding HalOD1 output domain-containing protein yields the protein MAADSADNRGITGTVVEAVADETDVSPTDISPQLYDTVDPDALDSLVRSRTGNGLRVRFRYHGCTVVVDGTGRVTASRRESTGALAEHVPDDG
- the arsN2 gene encoding arsenic resistance N-acetyltransferase ArsN2 produces the protein MTDESITLRKADVANLDRVEALLEANDLPSEDVRAKPECFLLAYADAEWIGVGGVEIYGPNGLLRSVVVRESNRGQGYGRTLCDALEDHARANGVETLYLLTTTASEFFRQRGYEEVDRECVPGSVRGTTEFSDLCPSSATCARRDLR